A region from the Vicia villosa cultivar HV-30 ecotype Madison, WI linkage group LG3, Vvil1.0, whole genome shotgun sequence genome encodes:
- the LOC131593175 gene encoding putative disease resistance RPP13-like protein 1 codes for MAVMMVAGAVLTPIIQLAIQSLTSKYFENLFNKRLLEKLANTLNSINKVLEDAETKQYQKDEVRIWLDNLKHEVYEVDQLLDEISTSARQTSKSKVKRFSSFLPNQFKSRIKDLLDKLEDLLKQSDVMGLKEGTSAHNEVEVGPNSSKRPPTTSLVDESLICGRRVEKEKIVSFLLLDNGSSSNNTQTLSIIGLGGMGKTTLARLVYNEDKVQKCFELKAWVYVSNPFDITRLTKEILEQFNSSPNSESLEILQRQLQQTVTGKKYLLVLDDIWNANEKSWKHLLTPFNKGSSGSKIIVTTRNKDDALAMESAELFELEQLGETDCWDLFVTHAFRNKNVSEYPDYESIGRMILVDKCGGLPLAVESMGKLLRRKFSKSEWDKILKTDMWCLSERDSDINPVLRLSYHNLPSISKRCFAYCSIFPRGYTFQKNNLINLWMTYGLLNSYKSVKSKEELGSESFEDLESISFFQRSLDFDGCFVMHDLVNDLAKSESREFCVQVEGDKVQEISERTRHIWCSRNLKADDEILKHIYKAKGLHSLLVEPPRDGSKSFMISNNVQCGLFSKLKYLRMLSFCGFGLELADELGSLNLLRYLDLSWTDIKRLPDSFCKLYNLERLELEGCGNLTELPLDFYKLDRLHHLNLEGTAIKKMPEKIRKLTHLQTLTNFAVGESSGSNIKELESLNLLQGKICFSGLNNVTDPTHAVKSRLQDKKFLEEIHMIFDGSVVKSNVPVLDALQPNNNLKRLTIQNYNGNKFPNWLSGCDLPNLISLKLQNCEGMKIFGNNSTNVPFKFLEVLEFDSMSEWEEWLCIEGFPLLKELCIRDCPKLKRTPPPHLPSLHKLLISGCKMLDVSILNYDKIIELDLRYCKRILINELSSSLKRFVLYKNQYVEFCMEHLINNPNLEVLELDFKDFVECPSLDLCCYNSLLKLSIRGWKFSSLPFSLHLFTNLKHLDIWDCPELESFPMGGFPFNLSNLDIVKCPKLKASREDWGFLKSPDHVYINNCPSLEHLPEEWSSLDYLRITHCPLVKEKYKKEGGERWHTISHIPQVKIDGIEQH; via the coding sequence GAAGATGCAGAGACAAAGCAGTACCAGAAAGATGAGGTGAGGATTTGGCTTGACAATCTAAAGCACGAGGTATATGAAGTAGATCAGCTGTTGGATGAGATTTCTACTAGTGCACGACAAACGAGCAAGAGCAAGGTTAAACGCTTTAGCTCATTTTTGCCAAATCAGTTTAAATCTAGGATCAAAGACTTGCTAGATAAGCTAGAAGATCTTTTAAAGCAGAGTGATGTTATGGGATTGAAAGAAGGAACAAGTGCTCATAATGAAGTTGAAGTCGGTCCGAATTCTTCAAAAAGACCGCCAACGACGTCTTTGGTGGATGAATCTCTCATATGTGGTAGAAGGGTTGAAAAGGAGAAAATTGTCAGTTTCTTACTCTTAGACAATGGTAGTAGTAGcaacaacacacaaacactcaGCATAATTGGTCTTGGTGGGATGGGTAAGACCACCCTTGCTCGGCTCGTCTACAATGAAGACAAGGTGCAAAAGTGCTTTGAACTTAAAGCTTGGGTTTATGTTTCAAATCCGTTTGATATTACCAGACTCACCAAAGAAATTCTCGAGCAATTTAATTCTTCACCAAATAGTGAAAGCTTGGAAATACTCCAACGTCAATTGCAACAGACGGTAACAGGTAAGAAATATTTGCTTGTTCTAGATGATATTTGGAACGCAAATGAGAAAAGTTGGAAGCATTTACTAACTCCCTTTAACAAAGGATCTTCTGGAAGTAAAATTATTGTGACAACACGAAATAAGGACGATGCATTAGCCATGGAATCTGCCGAGTTATTTGAATTAGAACAATTGGGGGAGACTGATTGTTGGGATTTATTTGTGACACATGCTTTTCGCAACAAAAACGTGAGTGAATATCCAGATTATGAATCAATTGGAAGGATGATTCTAGTCGACAAGTGTGGAGGGTTGCCATTAGCCGTGGAATCAATGGGGAAGCTCTTgagaagaaaattctctaaaagtGAATGGGATAAAATATTGAAGACTGATATGTGGTGTTTATCAGAGAGAGACAGTGACATAAATCCAGTATTGAGACTGAGTTACCATAATCTTCCTTCCATTTCGAAGCGTTGTTTTGCTTATTGTTCCATATTTCCCAGGGGTTATACGTTTCAAAAGAACAATTTAATCAATCTTTGGATGACATATGGTTTGCTGAACTCATACAAAAGTGTCAAAAGTAAAGAAGAGTTGGGTAGTGAATCGTTTGAAGATCTTGAATCAATTTCATTTTTCCAAAGATCACTAGATTTTGATGGTTGTTTTGTCATGCATGATCTTGTCAATGACTTGGCAAAATCAGAGTCTCGAGAGTTTTGCGTACAAGTAGAGGGTGATAAGGTGCAAGAGATATCTGAAAGGACACGCCACATTTGGTGTTCTCGTAATTTGAAAGCCGACGATGAGATATTAAAGCATATTTATAAAGCTAAGGGATTACACAGTTTGTTGGTAGAACCACCAAGAGATGGTAGCAAAAGCTTCATGATAAGCAACAATGTGCAATGTGGCTTGTTTTCAAAGCTAAAATATTTGCGGATGTTGTCGTTTTGTGGTTTTGGTCTAGAACTAGCAGATGAGTTAGGCAGTTTAAATCTTTTGCGTTATCTAGACCTGTCTTGGACAGATATTAAAAGGTTGCCCGACTCTTTCTGTAAGCTTTATAACTTGGAGAGACTGGAATTGGAAGGGTGTGGTAATTTGACTGAATTACCTTTAGATTTTTACAAACTTGACCGTTTACACCATCTTAATCTGGAAGGAACTGCAATAAAGAAGATGCCAGAGAAGATAAGGAAACTAACCCATCTACAAACACTGACTAATTTTGCTGTGGGAGAGTCGAGTGGGTCTAATATTAAGGAGTTAGAAAgtctcaatcttcttcaaggaaaAATTTGTTTTTCAGGATTGAATAAtgtcactgatccaacacatgcCGTAAAGAGCCGTTTGCAAGATAAGAAGTTTTTAGAAGAAATACATATGATATTTGATGGTTCAGTAGTGAAAAGCAATGTGCCTGTCTTGGATGCCCTTCAACCAAATAACAATCTGAAGAGGCTCACTATTCAGAACTACAATGGTAATAAGTTTCCAAATTGGCTAAGTGGTTGTGATTTACCCAACTTAATATCTCTTAAACTGCAGAACTGTGAAGGAATGAAGATCTTTGGCAATAACTCAACAAATGTTCCGTTCAAGTTCCTTGAAGTTTTGGAATTTGACTCCATGTCTGAATGGGAGGAATGGTTATGTATTGAAGGGTTTCCTCTTCTTAAAGAGCTTTGCATAAGAGATTGTCCCAAATTGAAAAGAACACCCCCTCCACACCTTCCTTCATTACATAAATTGCTGATTAGTGGTTGCAAAATGCTGGATGTGTCAATTCTCAATTATGATAAAATCATAGAGTTGGATCTACGGTATTGTAAGCGGATTTTGATAAATGAATTGTCATCAAGCTTGAAAAGGTTTGTCCTCTATAAAAATCAGTATGTTGAGTTCTGCATGGAACATTTAATCAACAATCCCAATCTGGAAGTGTTGGAGTTGGATTTCAAGGACTTTGTAGAATGTCCCTCTTTAGATTTGTGTTGTTATAATTCTCTGTTGAAACTTTCAATAAGAGGATGGAAGTTCTCCTCCTTGCCTTTTTCACTACACTTGTTCACCAATCTCAAACATCTAGACATCTGGGATTGTCCAGAATTAGAATCTTTTCCTATGGGCGGTTTCCCTTTCAACTTGAGCAATCTTGATATAGTTAAATGTCCTAAATTGAAAGCTTCGAGAGAGGACTGGGGTTTTCTCAAATCTCCCGATCATGTATATATTAATAACTGCCCTAGTCTTGAGCACTTGCCAGAGGAGTGGAGTTCCCTTGATTATTTGCGCATTACACACTGTCCATTAGTTAAGGAGAAGTACAAAAAGGAGGGAGGAGAGCGTTGGCATACAATTAGTCACATCCCTCAAGTGAAGATTGATGGTATTGAGCAGCATTAG